Part of the Leptospira yasudae genome is shown below.
GCGTATTCGATTTTTCGAATATTACAGTTTTTCGAATTTTCCTAACAGTTCGAGAACTTTCGGTCCTTTCGTTTTGGCGTCCTTGTCCAAAAAAGTTCCCGTAAATACGTGAGCCTTTTTATCCACGATAAAAACGCGTTGATAGTTGTGGACCTTGAAATTCTTACCCGCTATCGCTTGTTCGAATCTGCTTTCCAGAAGAACGGATTCGATTCCGTGGATCTTGGATTTTTGCGGAGGGTTGATCATTTCGTATTTTTGAAATACGGTAGGATACAAACCCGTGACTGCGGAAGCATAATCGTCCAAGCTGATTTCTCTCGGCTGTCTGGAAAGATCTTCCATCGTATAATTGACGTTCGTGTTGAACATTCCCGCTTCGGGACTTCCTTGAGGAAATTCGAAAAGGAAGAAGTTGATTCCAGCCACGTCCAAAGCCTTTTTGATCGTACCCGTATTATCGGAGTTAGCCGCGACTTCTTTCGCTTGATTGATGAGATTGGGGTTATCGTTAAAATGCCAGCCTTCGTAGTTAAGGCCGAGCCCGAGGGATGAAATTTGAACCACCTTTGCATTCGGGTCCAAAGCGTGTTCCTTTTTACAATTCAGAATCACGAAAGCGAATACGAGAAGGGT
Proteins encoded:
- a CDS encoding LIC_13215 family putative lipoprotein; its protein translation is MKKNPIRIVATLLVFAFVILNCKKEHALDPNAKVVQISSLGLGLNYEGWHFNDNPNLINQAKEVAANSDNTGTIKKALDVAGINFFLFEFPQGSPEAGMFNTNVNYTMEDLSRQPREISLDDYASAVTGLYPTVFQKYEMINPPQKSKIHGIESVLLESRFEQAIAGKNFKVHNYQRVFIVDKKAHVFTGTFLDKDAKTKGPKVLELLGKFEKL